The following are encoded in a window of Limibacter armeniacum genomic DNA:
- a CDS encoding carboxypeptidase-like regulatory domain-containing protein translates to MNYCYSLLLCLLLMIANQVIGQQQHFDYKRDTYQDHSDYSYYYKITDEEAQQLYLEKPNTLSTQYFHTLYDSIPANYNWNASNLTVGHYLLVDIRKERMEVTVVSNNPAHCVIHQNDRDLQVSIHNRQGDTIQDAEVSINGKSLQWNSEKALYVLEKSNEKGCIIIEHQGKKSFYPVTRNRDNPWYKRAQQDLVYNTPLRGIPWAMQYANINRHISTIERLIQYGEVPYFLRRIVNLFDPDEIPYKNYQGYLATNKPMYKPGDTVMVKAFMTEQYGTPLHQEVKLVLSERYSYHSSKRILATVSPYKKGAYRYEFVLHDSLELTLDKRYVISFDDKQGRNIVNNHFDYSDYLLDETELTLNSNHDTYFRGMPLDFFVQATGPNGLNLLDGKLSMDVMTHRIDEVYTDRLFIPDTLHIQEVRLDEVGKTKITLPQHLFIDGKMEVIVRMVLVNGNNERRSSQKTITLDGRKERLKLVYEDNKVKAHYLLNNESVKRKALLTTEYRDKSFENKSDSIWLPAEFDYNGIPFKFLLSKDNLRKELIMSRQGNRLAVQTSATPDSIFFSIQNPDSIKVWYELYKKSGLVNSGKGEVSKAIASNKPEHYTLFVHQLWGGESSKEKFHFTNYPNMLHIAMKQPNTVIPGQKTEVTVKVTDYKGNPVPDVDLTAFALTDKFEGKNTPDLPLWENPKYSPRLINKTKHSAMPTLDYPLAYQYYQQSTGLDSLLFYQAIYPTNGLAELSVTDADSITKFVPVISENGRPLTVHYFSMDDSLIYFSKTNTFPQFVFRATPGKHQLKFRTSHHEITVEDVEFRKEVRNIMGIDISQANPRVSIQKKNNKLSKKEKSWLNQHLTKINLSNSTWREFPNQYIWQSNRIEQLKHNRHSPLFIDSFNKSVKGFDASKSFDKYGIHQPIYSDSLLLEEQPVLKGRYKLNDKSKFSSLEDKLLTDKIWDAPPTIEIVSPHILDYYINADTLNHQGDASLMILRANQDYTFLGQIYFFDKNRHQVFAKQHNEQLDVPVGNYDLLLWLTNADYIWLKDVALKANGTNLIQLDKEGIFTVDTYQYLNAPILQQPYIQRIGNSTDGYVKGTVMTSQNLPVIGAIVSNGKEQTLTDLDGSYKLPIRDSLFVQFKEQIRKMAIENADTVHIMIPSIQPKTENITLTEAYKRPSQERRMGIHRQNSFSRIITPLIRTDDFNGYVSGQITDTSGDPLPGVTVMVKGTTHGTISDLDGHYRLDVPSGATLEFRFIGFKSNEIQVGSSTAISYDIEMEEDVQQLQEVVVMGYGEMQYSLTGSVATVSVTSLNGSVGSVAGVRIRGLSSLYGNRSPSNLDLLIPKSPTTPQQGITSPSAIDNLYAQALQQNSLRQNFRDYAWWKPTLETDRNGEATFEVQYPDDITTWETHILAMNGKKQTGQLKDYVKAFKPLQANLYLPRFLLEGDTVQAIGKVLNYMPDAQEVSTQFTVSSQVTDIPEHEVKDTQLDYHTLVVSSLDSISVTYQLKQQNGYEDGEKRDIPVFPVGVMEESGSFHILQGDSTLTIRSIPEADETTVTILANPIELISEELQGIHRYQYLCTEQLSSKVEALIAYRTIMEAQGQEFPYKKELKAYITKLQKRMSDIGSWGWWEEKEASVTMSNFAVKAILKAHLTGIDINEKKMEKGISFLKDQVLKANKRKLRQLLPTITLLAQHGTSLPYDSLVQSIEKMEELTAIDQLRIRRLQQIAGLSYQPVEDLVASKKETMLGGVFWEAPESFSYFTDSDIEMTCLVYELIRNSGQYQELLPKIQQYFFEQRPVNGYSNTYEAMLISETILADLMKKGKQDANFKIIKEDNTITPDHYPYSLTLRPDETLDIIKKGNIPAFITAYEKHWNEAPEKAEKDFSVSSHFESGNEITTSLESGTAVNLKVTVEVPKDAYYTMIEVPIPAGCVYDKYSIKKSLNEVHRSNFKDKVAIFCQTLPAGKHTFTVPLQVRHTGKFTLNPAKVSLMYFPIFYGREALKKVRVEGNFKT, encoded by the coding sequence ATGAACTACTGCTATTCGCTTTTACTATGTCTTCTACTGATGATCGCCAATCAGGTAATCGGTCAGCAACAGCATTTTGATTACAAAAGAGATACCTATCAGGACCACAGTGATTACAGCTATTATTATAAAATAACTGACGAAGAAGCCCAACAGCTCTACCTTGAAAAGCCTAACACACTAAGTACTCAGTATTTTCATACGCTTTATGATAGCATCCCTGCCAATTATAATTGGAATGCTTCCAATCTTACTGTCGGTCATTACCTTCTTGTTGACATCCGAAAGGAACGAATGGAAGTTACTGTAGTCTCCAATAACCCGGCTCACTGTGTTATCCATCAGAATGATCGTGACTTACAAGTAAGTATTCACAACAGACAAGGAGATACGATTCAGGATGCAGAGGTTTCCATCAATGGAAAAAGTTTGCAATGGAATAGTGAAAAAGCATTGTATGTTTTGGAGAAGAGTAATGAGAAGGGTTGTATTATTATAGAACATCAAGGGAAAAAGTCTTTCTACCCCGTTACCCGAAACCGAGATAATCCTTGGTACAAAAGAGCCCAGCAGGATTTAGTATATAACACACCACTAAGAGGCATTCCATGGGCGATGCAATACGCCAACATCAACCGACATATCAGCACCATCGAGAGACTTATCCAATACGGAGAAGTACCTTATTTTTTGAGAAGAATAGTCAACTTATTCGATCCTGACGAAATTCCTTACAAAAATTATCAAGGTTATTTGGCTACCAACAAACCCATGTACAAGCCAGGGGACACCGTGATGGTCAAGGCTTTTATGACAGAACAGTACGGAACCCCACTCCATCAGGAAGTTAAACTCGTACTCTCGGAGCGGTACAGTTACCATTCCTCAAAAAGAATCTTGGCAACCGTTTCCCCTTACAAAAAAGGTGCTTACCGATACGAGTTTGTGCTACATGACTCACTCGAATTAACACTTGATAAGCGTTATGTCATCAGCTTTGACGATAAACAGGGAAGAAATATAGTAAATAATCACTTTGACTACAGCGACTACCTGCTGGATGAAACCGAGCTTACACTTAACTCCAACCATGATACCTACTTTCGTGGAATGCCACTTGACTTCTTTGTTCAGGCTACAGGACCTAATGGGCTAAACCTGCTGGACGGTAAACTATCTATGGATGTCATGACCCACAGAATCGATGAAGTCTATACGGACAGGCTTTTTATCCCTGATACATTGCATATTCAGGAAGTAAGACTTGATGAAGTGGGTAAAACAAAAATCACCCTGCCTCAGCATCTTTTTATTGATGGCAAAATGGAGGTCATTGTGAGGATGGTATTGGTCAATGGCAATAATGAGCGAAGATCAAGTCAAAAGACAATTACACTGGATGGTAGAAAAGAAAGGTTGAAACTGGTGTATGAAGACAATAAAGTAAAAGCCCATTACCTGCTTAATAACGAGTCTGTCAAAAGGAAAGCATTACTCACTACTGAATACCGTGATAAGTCTTTTGAGAATAAGTCTGATAGTATATGGCTTCCTGCTGAGTTTGATTACAACGGAATACCCTTCAAGTTCCTATTATCCAAAGATAACCTGAGGAAAGAGTTGATTATGAGCAGACAGGGCAACCGTCTTGCCGTTCAGACATCAGCGACGCCAGACTCTATTTTCTTTTCCATTCAAAACCCAGACAGCATCAAGGTATGGTATGAGCTATATAAGAAAAGTGGACTTGTTAATTCTGGTAAAGGAGAAGTAAGCAAAGCTATTGCCTCAAATAAACCTGAGCATTACACACTTTTTGTTCACCAGCTTTGGGGAGGAGAAAGCTCAAAAGAGAAATTCCATTTTACCAATTACCCCAATATGCTGCACATTGCAATGAAGCAGCCTAATACAGTAATTCCGGGGCAGAAAACTGAAGTAACTGTCAAAGTCACCGATTATAAAGGGAATCCCGTTCCTGATGTTGACCTGACTGCCTTTGCCTTAACAGATAAATTCGAAGGAAAGAACACGCCTGACCTCCCACTGTGGGAAAATCCAAAATACAGTCCCAGACTGATCAACAAAACCAAACATAGCGCAATGCCAACATTGGACTACCCGTTGGCTTACCAGTATTACCAACAGTCAACTGGTTTGGATTCACTCCTATTCTATCAAGCTATCTACCCTACCAATGGACTGGCAGAACTATCGGTCACCGATGCGGATTCCATCACCAAGTTTGTACCTGTAATATCCGAGAATGGCAGACCACTTACTGTCCACTATTTCTCAATGGATGATAGTCTTATCTATTTCAGCAAAACAAATACTTTTCCTCAGTTTGTGTTTAGGGCTACACCTGGTAAACATCAACTCAAGTTCCGCACAAGTCATCATGAAATCACCGTAGAGGATGTTGAATTCAGGAAAGAGGTAAGGAATATTATGGGTATTGATATCAGTCAGGCTAACCCCAGAGTTTCTATACAAAAGAAAAATAATAAGCTAAGCAAAAAAGAAAAAAGTTGGCTTAATCAGCACCTTACAAAAATTAACCTTAGCAATAGCACATGGCGTGAATTCCCAAATCAATATATATGGCAATCCAATAGAATTGAACAACTCAAACACAATCGACATTCCCCCCTTTTTATTGATTCTTTCAATAAAAGTGTAAAAGGATTTGACGCTAGTAAATCTTTTGATAAGTACGGCATCCATCAACCTATTTACAGTGATAGTCTTCTTCTAGAAGAACAACCTGTGCTGAAAGGCAGGTATAAACTAAATGATAAAAGTAAGTTCTCTTCTTTAGAGGACAAGTTACTGACAGATAAAATATGGGACGCTCCACCTACCATTGAAATTGTCAGTCCACATATATTGGATTACTATATCAATGCGGATACGCTCAATCATCAAGGTGATGCCTCTCTTATGATATTACGAGCAAACCAAGACTACACCTTTTTGGGGCAAATCTACTTTTTTGACAAAAACCGTCATCAGGTCTTTGCCAAACAGCACAATGAACAGCTTGACGTTCCAGTGGGGAACTATGACTTACTACTTTGGCTGACCAATGCAGATTATATCTGGCTAAAAGATGTAGCGCTAAAAGCCAATGGCACCAACCTTATCCAATTGGATAAAGAAGGCATCTTTACAGTCGATACTTATCAGTACCTGAATGCGCCAATCTTACAACAACCTTATATTCAGCGTATCGGCAACAGTACAGATGGCTATGTAAAAGGGACAGTCATGACTTCACAAAATCTGCCAGTGATTGGAGCAATCGTCAGCAACGGAAAAGAGCAGACACTAACTGATCTGGATGGCAGCTATAAGCTACCAATACGTGATTCCCTTTTTGTTCAGTTCAAGGAACAAATCAGAAAAATGGCGATTGAAAATGCGGATACTGTTCATATCATGATCCCAAGCATTCAGCCTAAAACGGAAAATATCACTTTAACGGAAGCCTACAAACGACCATCGCAAGAAAGACGCATGGGAATTCACAGACAGAACAGCTTCTCCAGAATCATCACACCATTAATCAGAACAGATGACTTTAATGGATATGTCTCAGGGCAAATAACAGATACCTCTGGCGATCCTTTACCTGGTGTAACAGTCATGGTGAAAGGAACGACACATGGTACTATTTCTGATCTGGATGGACATTACAGGCTGGATGTTCCATCGGGTGCCACATTGGAATTCCGATTTATCGGTTTCAAAAGCAATGAAATACAGGTAGGCAGCTCCACCGCTATCAGTTATGATATAGAAATGGAAGAAGACGTTCAGCAACTACAGGAAGTCGTTGTAATGGGATATGGAGAAATGCAATACTCTCTCACTGGAAGTGTAGCAACAGTTTCAGTAACATCCTTAAATGGTAGTGTGGGTAGTGTGGCAGGAGTGCGGATTAGAGGTCTATCCTCATTATATGGTAATAGAAGCCCCTCCAACCTTGACTTATTAATACCAAAATCGCCTACTACTCCACAACAAGGCATTACTTCACCTTCGGCAATCGATAACTTGTACGCACAGGCTTTACAACAAAACAGCCTTCGACAAAACTTCCGTGACTATGCTTGGTGGAAGCCTACTTTAGAGACTGACAGAAATGGCGAAGCTACTTTCGAAGTACAATATCCTGATGATATCACTACATGGGAAACCCACATCCTTGCCATGAACGGCAAAAAGCAAACAGGTCAGCTCAAAGACTATGTCAAGGCATTCAAACCTTTGCAAGCCAACCTCTATCTGCCCCGTTTCCTGTTGGAAGGTGATACCGTTCAAGCAATCGGAAAAGTATTGAACTATATGCCTGATGCCCAAGAGGTCAGTACACAGTTTACAGTAAGTAGTCAGGTCACTGATATTCCAGAGCATGAAGTCAAAGATACGCAACTTGACTACCATACATTAGTTGTTTCAAGTCTAGATTCCATTAGTGTTACCTACCAATTGAAACAACAAAATGGCTATGAGGATGGAGAGAAACGGGATATACCTGTCTTTCCAGTAGGCGTGATGGAAGAAAGTGGCAGTTTCCATATCCTACAAGGTGACTCAACACTCACCATCCGTAGCATTCCGGAAGCAGATGAGACAACTGTTACTATCTTGGCCAACCCAATCGAACTGATTTCTGAAGAGCTTCAAGGTATACACCGCTATCAATATCTCTGCACAGAACAGCTTTCTTCCAAAGTGGAAGCACTGATTGCTTACCGAACTATTATGGAAGCACAAGGGCAGGAGTTCCCTTATAAGAAAGAGCTGAAGGCATACATCACCAAATTGCAGAAAAGAATGTCTGACATTGGTAGCTGGGGCTGGTGGGAAGAAAAAGAAGCCTCTGTTACCATGAGCAATTTTGCTGTAAAAGCAATATTGAAAGCTCATTTGACAGGTATTGATATCAATGAAAAAAAGATGGAAAAAGGCATCAGTTTCCTAAAAGATCAAGTATTGAAAGCTAACAAAAGGAAACTGAGACAACTATTGCCTACCATCACGCTTTTAGCACAACATGGTACTTCATTGCCTTATGATTCCCTTGTCCAATCAATTGAAAAAATGGAGGAACTTACAGCTATAGATCAGTTGCGTATCAGAAGGCTCCAACAAATAGCTGGTTTATCCTATCAGCCTGTAGAAGATTTGGTTGCCTCTAAAAAGGAGACGATGCTTGGTGGAGTCTTTTGGGAAGCCCCAGAAAGTTTCAGCTACTTTACAGATTCTGACATTGAGATGACTTGCCTGGTCTATGAGCTGATTCGTAATAGTGGACAGTATCAGGAACTGCTCCCAAAAATTCAGCAGTATTTCTTTGAGCAGAGACCTGTCAATGGTTACAGCAATACCTACGAAGCTATGCTCATTTCGGAAACTATATTGGCTGACCTAATGAAAAAAGGCAAGCAGGATGCCAACTTCAAGATTATAAAAGAAGATAATACGATCACGCCTGATCACTATCCATATTCACTTACGCTTAGACCTGATGAAACACTGGATATTATCAAGAAAGGAAATATACCGGCTTTTATCACAGCTTATGAGAAGCATTGGAATGAAGCTCCTGAAAAGGCAGAAAAAGACTTTAGCG